CGCTCAACTTTAGCTGCAGACATTTCTCATGCGTGAGCCCAACCCTGGCCCACAAATGATAACCAATGCATGAGGTGAAAAACCAGAGTGGTTTGTGGTAGGTGGTTGATAAGGccactagagagagagagtagggtTGGTCCAGCTCCAAGCAAATTAGTTACGACTTATGAGGCTTAGGCATGGGAAGGGAGAAGCTGGTCCTCCTTTTTCCCCACTTTTTCCACTGATGTTGTCACAATCCTTCCTACTCACGTTGATGTTATGTCTTGGTAGGTAAGCAATAGTGTTATTGCATGCCTTCCTTTGGGCATCGTATATATCAACTACTTTAAGCTTTAGATGTTTAGGGCATTAATCTTGAAAAGTCTCAACTAATGTGGTTCAACCTCCCACAACAATCTTAGCAAAAATAATTCTTCATGAGAGATATGGGATTGTGTGTGGAAAACACGGTGTACTTGTTTGTGACATTGACGTTGATTTTACTCGTTGCAACTGATTTAGCTGAAAGAGTTTTTTCGGTTATGAATATTATGAAGAATTCACATCGTATAGAATGAGAGATCAATGATTGGATAATAGCTTCGTTGTGTGCATTAAGAAATATATTTGCATTTGCTTATAGAAATATTACaaactttgttatatatatatatatatatatatatggaaattaATATTAGAAATTTTGTGTTTGTTCTAATAAGAAGTTTACAGATTTGAATCTGTGCTTATAGAATTTTGACACACaacgacccagaaagtccacttggatcctgaatcgagctgtgttggcttCGTCACCtggacccatcgggaagttctcgtgtgagtccccagaaacaaaactgtgagggtgtggtcggggcccaaagcggacaatatcgtgctacggtggtggagcgggcccgggaagtggtccgccccgggcggggatgtgacaattttgttAACCACACAAGTTACAGTTGCCTCTGCAAAAAgaagtttttcaaaattaaaattgatcAAATCTTATCTTGCATCAACTTTGTCACAAGAAagattatgtaaacttaattaGTACATTTGCATCCAAAAACACGATACgtgtaatatttaagtaatgtttgttatatttttcttcttttgatattaattgtTAATAACATTTGATGTCAAAATAgactttttcatgtatttagcgaactcttttttatacatatcaatATATAAAGAGTCGAAAATCAAAGAATTCTAGAACCCCACTTTAAAAGCTTGCTTTCAAATTCTCAGGGCGGGGCATGAATCAATGCATAATatgttattcatttttttatatagataaGCTCACATGAATCCGATTCTTATGTCTTAATTAACTTTAATTAGGAAGCATTGTTGTAATCTTTTTGAAAGACCATACACAGTTATACACTTgtgctcctctctctctctctctctctctctctctccccctctctcccaCCCTCTCTCAAAAGATGGTCGCCAGTTACCACCAAAAAGAATGCGGAGAAGGCCAGCAAAAGAATAAaaccttaaaattaaaaaaaccatcACTTTCACCTTTTCACTAAATTCATGGGGTACCAAATAATTCCAGGAAATTTGGGTAATAGTATAAAATAATATGAAAGGGAGGAAAAGGTTGTGGAGCTTTGGTGGTTGGTACCCACTCTTGGTGCCCGTGGTCACGTCAAGCTGACGCCAaattcacacacacaaatataGACACTTTACCTGCTTTCTATTGATTGAATTACTTGCGTGAAATGAATTCAttgttattgtatttttttattaattaatataatattatgtgtagatttttttatatgatattatattattaaattgaAACGTCATATGATGATAAATATAAGAAGACTGCATGGTAATGATGGTTTTCAAATCAAATGACAACATTTGAGGGGATTTACGATTTAGGACTAAAGTATTGAGTATCTTATAATTTTGTGCAAGTTGTTCTACGAATCACGTTATCAACATTTTTATTCAAGTTTTTCTCTCGTCGTGTGAAGAGTTTTTGGTGTACATTCAATCATATATCTCATTATCTCAATTTGTTTACTTTCTGTGACAATTGACTTGGCCAAGCAATGtgagaaatagaaaaaaatCTCCCGTGATATGGAAGACAAAGAGAAAAGAACACATGAACAACCAAAATCATCCGATGGGATAGAGAGAAGGAACGCTACCCTCTCAAGTAGAtacatatttttaccttttctatCTCATACATCCCGCGACGAGTGAGACAATATAGGCAGGTATTCTCCATGAAGGGCAAGTTGTGACACGGAGATGGCTCCAAAAGGACTAATTGGGAGCACTATTATCTTTGTTGTTAGGTAGCTGATCATCAACATCCCTAGAAAAAGCCCCTAATGAGGAAATATGCTTTTGGATATTAGTTGATTGCTTGCTTTTAAATTAAAGGGGGCGTGACTTCATCAGTCAATATCACAAAAGCTTAAAAAAAGATACAAACTGTATCAACAACTGAAAATCACTCACGTGCACGTCTGTTACTATCTCGTACAAAATCTTAAACCAAATTGGCGAAATGGTTGGTATATGCAGAGACTGAGAGACATGTAGAGGCATGATTCATGAAAAATTGGCAAAAAGGTGCACGGAAAGCTAATAATCACAGCACCAATGAAAGCACAAACACAACGATGATATATTGATATAATGCACATTCCACATTatgataacaaaaataaaataaaataaaaaatatatttatagaTACAAAATTCTTCATTGATAAGGACAACCACCAAGGTTAACATAGAATGAGTAACAGCAGACTTGAAACTATATGGGAAATACTAGGATCAGTTGCACGTCAGCTTGTGACTGGTTTCTGGCCGTTGATGTATGCAATCCCACCTTGGAAAGTGTATGCGTCAATGGTCAGAAATCACTTACCCATGCATGGGCGACTGAAGATAGCATTTAGTGCATAGAGATATTCATCAATTttccccctgaacttgtgatcattggccaatttcccccctcaactctcataattagtcaatttcccccctcaactttaatttggccaatttccccctcaactctcaaaattagtcaatttgcaccctactgttaattttttttttttttaaattttccatctattcttttcttaattttcaatctttctattaacttccaacaaagtactaaaattaacataaactcacctgcataatataggctaaaatgtacaaaaacataatacagttagtatgtgatatgggttgattataagaaaaagttatgaatcgggtttaaatcatgtagaagaagaaataataatcctGAACTCATGGATTAgacctatttcaataaaatgggttatttttaataaggagtcgaaaattatgaaCAAACTAACCATTTTTTCactaaagctcgattctccgcaatttacttgaacttagctttcacttttataaagaaaattgtattcacatacaaaaatttacacatcaatccttttcattatcaattttgtatggtcaaaaatcaaataaaattactccataccgatttattatgactaataatactatctatgataaattgtaaaattttaaattttaatctacttgtaataggataaagatataggaacacgattaacatacatcttatttagtttcttacacacacttgtttaattatgatcaaattaaaaaattaacagtagggtgcaaattaactaattatgagagttgaggggagaaattggctaaattaaagttgaggggggaaattgactaattatgagagttgagaggggaaattggccaaaattaaagttgaggggggaaattgatgaatacctctgGTGCATATAATCACGCATGGCGTGGGTGACTATGACTACCTAGAAATACAATGTACAAATTGCTACCGCAAAgaatagtaaaaaaaatttagttccAGTTCCAGGTACCCAGTTCAATGCTGGAGGAAGCTGCACGTTGCAACAAATTTGATGAACTAGAAGTCGGCGTCCAGCTTGAAGATGAAATTTCTACCACCATCTTGGAGGCCCGACATAACAGATGCTTTTTGATAGTCACCGACCCTTCTCTCGAAAAAGTTCGTCTTTCCTCTGCAGAATCAAGCAAATGAGGTTAAGATCATTATCCGTCAACCAGTTTCAAGAATCGAGTAAAGCAGGCAAAACCACATTCTCAGAAATACTCACTGCAAAGAAATAAACTCCATCCAGTCAAAAGGATTGTCCACATTGTACTTCCTCTGGCACCCTAATGCAATCTGGAACAAAGAAAACATTCTACATTTAATGTTGCTACTAATGCCGATAAGAGCTATAGATATTAAACACACATTCTACTTTTAATGTTGCTACTAATGCCGATAAGAGCTATAGATATTAAGCACAACTCCCCTATCCCCTGggaatcaaagaaaaaaacgaGAGGAGCAAATCATCAGAGAGATACCAAGAGTCGATCAGCAACAAATTTTATGTACTGGCTCATAAGATCTGAGTTCATGCCAATCAATGCGCATGGGAGGGCCTCGCAAACAAATTCAGTCTCAATCTCAACAGCTTCATGTATAATTCCATGAACTTTTTCCCAATTTAGTTGCTTCCGCAACAAACTAcaagaacaaaacaaataagTTTCCGTCATTCACACactgaagaaaagaaaacaattttaaaatctCTCTTTTTTACACAAGTTTCTCCAATTCCCGGATTCTGCGAGGACTAAAAATAATAAACCATTGAGTTCTAAGAAGGAGGAACCACACCGAATAACTATTATCATATGCCTAGCAGAGCATGAAGCTCAATATTGGGAACCAGAAAGATAATAGATATTACCTATACAAAAGGCAAGCAAAATCACAGTGAAGACCCTCATCTCTAGATATAAGCTCGTTTGAGAATGTCAACCCAGGCATTAGTCCCCTCTTTTTAAGCCAGAATATGGCACAGAAGCTGAGaatgaacaataaagtaaaaaacaagagagaaaagggtgacaaaaacaaaagaaaaaatcataCAAGCCTTGTAACGAAAAGTATTAAACATATAAACTCAAGCATATATAATGCAAGCCCAAATTACCTTCCCGAGAAGAAGATTCCTTCAACACATGCAAAAGCAACAAGTCTCTCCGCAAATGAATTGGAACTGCACATCATGCAGAACAAGCAATTGGTTTAAGGAACATCTGCCTTGCTTCTAATCAAACAAAGATCATGTACAAACTACACATGAAGCTTGATGATAACAAGCAGACAGGGTACAGAAGGACACTTCTAAATTTGCAGAGTGCAGCAGATGGTACTCAGTTTAAATCTTGTGATATCAACATATCATACAACAGAGAATACAGAGGAAGCTCTTCGTTTTGTTAGAAACTAAATAATACATGGTTAAATTATGTATATACCAACAGTAGCCACATACGATATCACACACAAGGAAGTTCAAATTGGTGCACATGTCATATTCCGGAGTTTTCTATAAATGGCCATCCTACACTTATCAGGACAAATACAATCCATTCTCTACTCAACAAAATCTTAACATTTGATTTTTGAAGGGACCTAGTAGGTAAACACGTCAAGTACCGCAGTTTTACTATGCATGATCACATACATCATTCACAAACAACTccaactataaaaaaaataatatctcCAACACTGGAAATTATAAAGCACTTCAAACCCAAAGATGTGTCATCTCTGCTTATACCTGTGTATCCAATCCAAAGCCCACTTAGCCTTCCTAGACACACAAGGAATGCTTTCAATTGCATTGAACAATCTATGCTTCTCCGTGGAATCCTTGATGTATGTCTCCAAAAGCAAGCTGTACATCTCTGATGGGAGACAgtatttaaaaaagaaacaaaaagaaatctcCTTAGACAGGTGGCCACATACATTACAAATAGAGGAACCAAGGAAACTATGTTCAAAATTCTACCTGAATGAATATTCTCCATTGCAAGTTGAAATCCATAGAATGCCCGAGCCTGTGAAGGATGAGAAGCCTTGATGTTAGTAAGTCAACTAGGAGAAAACAAAATGGAATATTAGTCTAATTAATTGGAAAGCCATCAACAGTTCAAAAATTATGGATGAAATTGGCGGAGACGTGAAACACTCTTATCCATAAAGAACAGACCATAAAAAGAAATCACCTCAGGAATTTGAACATCAGTTAAGAATCTTGCAGCCAAATTCTCCAAAACGATCCCATCAGATGCAGCAAAAAATGCAAGGACATGGCTTATAAAGTGTCTTTCAGAGTCGGACAAAGCATCCCACTGTTGTACATCCTGGGAGAGGTCAACCTCCTCAGCTGTAAGCCAATTAACATGTCATTAGCACGTACTGTGTGGAAAAAACAAAACTACTCAACAGTGTAACATAAGGCATCAAATGACTGAAATGCAGACCTTATGCAGACATTCTAAGCAATAATTTAAACACAGCTGCCAAAGACTAGATCTGCCTAGCGCAAGGCGAAAAGATCATATGTTCGAGATTCTAAACTCAGGGTTCTTACATACCAGTGCTATTTACCACAAACACAACAAGCCAAGTAAATCACAGGCAATACTACCTACTTATACATTGCAGTTAAAATTCGCAGCCCCCAAAGAGTTAATGCTCAAACATGTTCCCATTTTGTTGGACTTCCATAAGTCTTTACAATCTTGTTTATGTATGACTCCATAAACAACCAATGTATAATGAACTAAgtgaaagagaggaagaaaatccCAAATATGTTCCCCTTCAGAGAAACAAAACAGACCCCATAAGTACAATCTTAAACTAAAGCACGGACCCAGTAAAGTAAAAGGACACCCACAGTAACCATATCCAAGCGATAAGTTCAACAACTGAAAAAACGTTGCAACCAAAACAAAAGTACCAGAAAATCCCACCTCAAATTTCATTTAGAAATGCAAAGCCAAATTAAAACCACTAACGTCGTACAGATACAAATACataaatgaatgaaattttggAAAATAAATAGACACCCACTTCAAAACACATACAGATaagcaatttaaaaaaataaaataaaaaaaccaaagtcACTTGAAACATGAGAATCCTTGTTGTTTGTTACAAAGAGGGAAATTTGAACAAGTTTTCAGTCCAACAACTGAATTttgaaaccaaaacaaaaagcatTAAACTCCCACTTCCCCACTTATCTCTTTAAATTCCAATACAAACAGAGTGAAAAACACTAATATTACACagataaaataacaaataaaagccCAAATTCTAAATCATAAATATGAAAGAACCAAGCCTTCAAAGTACAAATTccacaaaattaatgaaatttaaGAAACTAACAGAAACCCACTTCAGAACACATTCACATAAGCAAGAAAAAGCACCAAAAATTCACAAGAAACACGAGAATCGAACAGGAAACATGAACAAGTTACCAGTCCAGAAACTGGCCTCGGCCTTCTTGTACATCTCCCACACCTGCTTGTAACGAACAGGAAACATACAAAACCTCTGCGTCTGCTCCATTAATATCGGCTCCTCCTCCTGctctgtttcttcttcttctccatttcCCCTCTCCGTCCCATTTTCCAGAGAACCCATTTTTTTGCAGTTACTGGGTTTTGTTGGGGGTTGGAGAGAAACCCTACAAAAACCTCCGCGGAAGAAAAAATCAGTGACGTGGTTGGATTTTGATGGGACAGCGTATCAGAAAAGGCCGGTCGCAgatagatttttattttttttattttaatttctttttgtttgatttcgTGCATGGTGCTTGATATTTGGATTCCAATTGTGAATGGCACGGAAATTGTGTAAAACGGCGACGTATTGGAACACGGGTTGGGCCACTGGCTTTTGCTTTATGAGAACTGGGCTCCCTAAAAAACGACCCAACTTTGcccggttttttattttatttattttgtctgAAACCGCAAAAAATAAACCGTTGTCTCACTTCAAGATGTCTGGATATGGTTGATTTTCATATGAATTTTGGACACAAAATGGAGGTATTTCGAAAAAGTTCTAATTGTTACATTTGTGTAAGTTCAAAGTGACACtattgaattcttttttttat
This Pyrus communis chromosome 6, drPyrComm1.1, whole genome shotgun sequence DNA region includes the following protein-coding sequences:
- the LOC137737879 gene encoding ribonucleoside-diphosphate reductase small chain A-like — translated: MGSLENGTERGNGEEEETEQEEEPILMEQTQRFCMFPVRYKQVWEMYKKAEASFWTAEEVDLSQDVQQWDALSDSERHFISHVLAFFAASDGIVLENLAARFLTDVQIPEARAFYGFQLAMENIHSEMYSLLLETYIKDSTEKHRLFNAIESIPCVSRKAKWALDWIHSSNSFAERLVAFACVEGIFFSGSFCAIFWLKKRGLMPGLTFSNELISRDEGLHCDFACLLYSLLRKQLNWEKVHGIIHEAVEIETEFVCEALPCALIGMNSDLMSQYIKFVADRLLIALGCQRKYNVDNPFDWMEFISLQGKTNFFERRVGDYQKASVMSGLQDGGRNFIFKLDADF